ggtttTATTTTCATTCCCTAGAATGAGGAATTTTAATTACCCCATTGTAACTGGACTGGCAATAGTATTAAGAGTGGAGATGATGAAGAGATTCTAAACTGTATTCACAATCAGATTCTGTTACAACAAGGATGGGAGGCATTGCTAGATCTGGGTCTTGAAAGCGAAGTGGGTCAAGTATAGCAAGATACAGTAGGAGAATGTttaggagatagtgattagaATATTGTAAGGTTTGGGTTAGCTTTGTAAAAGAAAAAAGAGCCatacaaaaatataaattaattgGTGGAGCCAAATTTCAATGAATGGGAGTGGCCCTGGCCTTCGTATATTGGAATCAAGGCCTGGCAAGTGAATTTGTAAATGATCAATTGGCTGACCTTTAGAACGTTGCTCCCGTGGTCTGAGGCAGGTCTCTCTGTGGAAGAGGCagctgaggagagatttgatagaagcatAATAAGTAATGAGGAGTCTGGATAGCAGGAGGCTTTTCCTTTTCATGGAGAAATTCAGAATGAGAGGCCATAGGAATAAATAAAAGGGAAGAGAATTAACAGAAAACCCTTTTTGTGCAGCATGTGGTTGGAATCTGTGACGCACCCTCTGCAGAAGCGGCGGGGGGAGGGAACTGGATGATCACATGGTGAGAAAAATTAGTGACACTGCTGAGAAAGGGCCAATGGCTTGCTCTGCTGAAGAGCTGGTACCGACAGGATAGGTTGAATTGCCTCCTTCCGTGCTATCGCACTTAGATTCTAAGGTGCCCCTTGAATGGGCCATTTCGGAGTCAACCTTAGtttcaggtttaaaatcagagaatgCTTTCCTCCTGCCCACAAAAGACTTGTAGGGTTGCAGGTTAATTTGCCAGCGTATATGGCCCCCGGTGTGTAGGGGAGTACAGCGCAGTGGCAGAATCAATGGGGAGTCAATGGCAATGTGGAGAGCGTAAAATGCCATCAGTATAAACAGATGCCTGATAGTTGGTGTGGAGGGGGCTGAAGGGTTTGCTTTCAGTGTCACTGTGAACAGATATTGACTGACATGTTCAGGTTTTCAGCATCAGCATTATTTTACATCACAGATTTCATTTCAGTGATCCAAACACAGTGAGCTGGCATTTTCTGAGTCTAAACTGTGGTGGGATTTCATCTCATGTCTCTAGATCAATCGGCTAAGCCTCTGCGTGCATTATCTCTCTACTACAGCCCAGTATTTTCCGAGTATGATGGCAACATAGCAGTTAAATGAAAAGCATGTTAATATAAAGAACTGGGCTGACAACTAGAATCCTGAGTTCGAATGCCACCATGGCAGATGTGGAATTTAAATTCTGTTAATAATCTGCTTTTCCCATCTGACACAGGGTTTTCAATCAAAACAAAGGAAACAATAAATGTATATAGGGTGGGGAAACCACATTAGACAGTATGGCTGGAGCTAGGCAATGGCTAGCATTCAAAGATATCGTACATGATTTGTGACAAGTATATATTCCTTTAGGCACAAAAGCACAACAGGAAAAGCGACCCAAAAGTGGACTACAAGAGAAATTAAATATAAAAATTGGGCCAAAATCCAGAAAACCCGAGGATAGCGGGTGGTTTAGAATTCAGCAGAGGATGACCGAGAAATTAATGAAGGAGAAATAAAATTAGCGATTAAACTAGCACGAGACTTAACATCAGACTGTAAGACTTTGTGCATAAGTCGTTGTGAGGGCATATGACAGGAAGAAGAGAATTCAGTAGTTTAAtcgttccatttaatatcagagaatgtgtacgatatacaaactgaaattcttgctcttcacagacatccacaaaaacagaagagtccCAAGGAATGAGAGACAGTAAATACATTCAACCCCCAAAGCCCCCCCTATGCCCCCTCCCAagcaaaagcaacagcaaagtgTCAGCACCCTCCAAGCAATCCATAGCAAAGACCCCAAGAAAGACCACGATCCTGACCAGTACAACTCATTCACCCgacaatttgacataccacaggcactCTCTCCCTGTTAAAGGGGGCAGAGAAGTGTcacacagcgagaggggaggctAGCAAGACAGCAACAAAAAACAACTTGCTGAGTTGTGATGGTAAAGCCTGCCACATTGCTTTTCTCCCCCTGAGTTCACCGACTCAAGAACTggcaacaaactctcccccaccaaCGAGAGAAGGCGGGTGATCCGAGTAGCGGGGCCTCCGACAGCTGATCCGCCATTCCTGATGTTCAGTTTTCTCCTGCGATGCTTCAGTCGGCGACACCAGCATAGAATCGGCTCAGGCCCCAGGGCCGCAGAGCCTCAGCACCCCGAGGGCGCACTTATCTTCTCGGCCTCCTCCTTGGGATATCGGAAAATGGCCAGGGGAGCGGAAACGATTGCCATAAGGAACCGAAGATTGGGTGCAGTCTGAATTTATAGTGGGCGAAGAGGGAATGTCCGAACAATTAAATAATAGCATGGACGAAGTTACTGAAAATTGTTGGTACTTAAATAAATATTCagaagtaaaggaaattattaTGACTACAGAAATACGTCTTGTTAGGTTAATGAACCTAAATCTGATGAATCCCCACATCCGATTATCTGCATCCCAGAGTTTTATACAGGGTAGCAATGGAAGCAGAGGGAGGCCAATTTATTGAGGTCCTCCGTCGGTTGGGATTGACCATGGATGTTTACATCCCAGCTGCGTACATGATACGCAatcctgggcagtatgatattgAGAGCAAGATTTTGCCTGCGCAGCAGCCCCACCCCTCCTCCATGATGAATCCAGGGGAACGAGTGACTGGCACCGTCTGGCACCGCTGGCATTGCAGGAGCTGCCAGCCAGTGTTGAAATCACATGTCAAGCTGCCTCAGGAGTTCCAGCTCTGCACTTTCCTTCGGGATTTACTCCCGGAATCTTCCCCTTGAGtgggtgtagctgcaaggcagtgaagGCTTGAGATCAGATCTCTTTCTTCTCCTAAATAAGCTGCCAATCGCCGCTAATGAGGCCCCATCTGCTCGAATTTTAGGGTGCCAGTAACACACCTTTGCCACTTCTCCTGTTGGTAGAAATGGTACTTCTGGGCTTGGTAGCTAAGCCAtgcgtgaaggccaggagctggcagaggctatttgagacgtaTGACATTGGGagaatttaataggtagtgagaggTTATCCCCAATACCAGGTTACCATCTTACACAATTCCGGACTGTTTCCTTCAAATTAGGGGGAAGTTTCTTAGAAACAAAAGGAGAAAGAAAAACAGGTAAATCCCAACCTGGTAACCGAACATTGATAACGGGGACAATAGCTATTTGAAATACTTTTATTGAGCAGAATCAAACCTAGAATTTGGAGAGGAAATTATGCCTGGAATTCTTTATAGGTGGTATAGGTGAGGGGAAACCAATGGGTGCCCTGTGTTtggagcaacacccacaaaatgctggaggaactcagcaggtcaggtagtatctatggaaatgaataaacagttgacgttttgggctgagactcttcagcaggatgggaaaggaaaggggaagtcaGCAGAATAAatcagtgggggaggggaaggagactaactagaaggtgataagtaaaGTCCGGTGGgcgggaaaggtgaagggctggagaggaatgaatctgataggagagaatagcagaccgtaggagaaagggaggtcggaggggcaccagggggaggttacaggcaggtgagaagaggtaagaggctagagtgaggAACAGAGTAAGAGGAAAaggggagggaaaaaaattacctgaaggagaaatcaatgttcatgtcatcaggttggaggctatcacGTATTGTACCTCTACCCTGAGTCACCATATCATTACACAATAggtggccatggactgatatgtcagaacaagaaagggaatgggaattaaaatggccaCAGGGAATCTGATTTTtggaggatggagtggaggtgctcgtcCCTCAATTAATGACGGGTATCACCAACGTCGGGGAGGTTGCGTCGGGAGCACAAGGTACAATCGTCGACCGCAgtggattcacaggtgaagtgttgcctcagctggaagggaTATGTTGGAATTCCGGTAAGACTTTCTGAAACAGGACAGGGTTAGAGAAGATAAAATTAGAGAAATGCACTGACGTGGACTATGAGTTGGTTAGCAGATAGAAAACATCAAAAAAAGTAATAAACAGGTCTTTCTGAGGAccccagtttcttcccccaaaccatcagattcttcaatacccagaggctagactgacatctacatcatttattattatatcgaaatttgtcctctactatgcctattgtcttgtttattaattaattattgtacggccctgcactgttttgtacactttatgtagtcctgtgtaggtctgtggtctagtgtagtttttgtgttgttttacgcagTCCAGTGcagctttgtgctgtctcacacagtctagtgtagttttgtgttgtttcatgtagcaccagggtcctagAGGAACGTTGTAtcgttttcactgtgtactgtagcagcagtttatggtcgaaatgacaataaagtgcGACTTGACTTGTGTGCAGGATGCGGTCAGTAACGTGCGGCAGGAATTGGTGTTGGGGCTGAACCACTTGGAATCTTTAATAACGATCTGTCTGAGAAAACCAAATATGACATTTTGAAGATTGACCTAGATGGGAAAAACTAAGTGGGAATACAAATAGTGATGGGGTGCAAAAAAGCTTCGAACAGAAGTGGACACACTCAGTAAGATGACAACAATGTAAAATGTGTGAAACACTGATGTACTTGGGCAGTTAAGTTGTTTTTGTGGGTGTTAGGGGAAATCAAAGGAATTGAGGAAAGTTGCACAGAAATGGATTCAGTTACGATCTTATTGAACGTCGGAACAGGCTCGACGATCCGAATgtcttactcctgctcctatttcttatgaatggtaagattttttttaaattgtgagGTCTCGGCACGGTTTCTCTTTAAGACCAAGATTGCCAGCGCATTGATTTGCACTCGTTCTCCAGCGAAACACCTCCCGGTCGGTGTCCGTCCGCTCCTCTCTGAACTATTTGCCGAGTGCTacattcctgccttgtccctgtgGGTGCCAGTCACTATCTGGCCGTTGGTGTTGCAAGCTATTTGCGCTTCGGCCTGCGACCGCCGCCGTCCGTGGCGAGACTTTTAAACTTTCTCTTCCTAGAAAGGAAGTCAAACTTCAGGAAAGTTGCCTGAAAAGTTGGAGGCCGGCTTCCGCGTTGCGTGGCTGTTTGCGGGCGATGGGATGGTGGGAGTAGAGAGGCGCCCGGTGATCGAGAGGGGAGCGGTGGGGCGGCTGCCCCGCTGTGTGTGCAGGGGAATCCGGGTAAGCACTCGGCAAACCTTCCAGATGTTGTAATTCTGCTTTGGAAGTGATTTTTACCCCCCCCGCGGCGGAGTTTATGGGGCAGCTTTTGGGCTTTTTCATTCGATAGGTAACAAGGCGGGGAGCTGAGGTTAACGTATCCTGTTTGGAAATTATGGAGGGAGGGGGTTAGTTAATGTATCCTGGGAACTGGGGTACGGGGGAGGGGCTGACATATCCCGGCCGGGAACTGGGGGGTGGGTAGAGAAAGAAGGGGGGTATTGTTAACATTCCGGGGCTGGGGGTGGGTGTGGAGGCAAGAGAGCCAGGAACTcgcggggagagggagggaagggatggCCACTGTATCCCTGGAACTGGGAAcgagaggagagagaaggggggtggCGTTAATGCGTCCCGGGGTTGGAAGCAAACGGAAGGAGATTTCGCGCATCCCGAGTTCGAGAAGTGTTTGTGGCGAGTTTAATGCCTGGCGGGATTGAGGACAACATGAACTGCAGGTGCCGGAGTCCGGAGCAAGTACAGAGCATACAACTCAGTGAGTTAGCCAGCCTCTTTGGAGGGCAGTGGTGAAAGACCCTACACCAGGGCtgaaagggagctggaaagattTCTAGTCAACAGGGGTGTGAAATCAAAGCTTACCTGgtgctacacacaaaatgctggaggaactcaccgctgaggcagcatctgtggaggggaataaacagttgacgttttgggcctggACCATTAAGGGGACCCTTTATTCACCACCATAGAtggctgcctgacccactgagttcctccagcattttgtgtgtttgtgttgctctagatttccagcacctgcagaatctctggtgttcatGATTTACATGGTGCTAGGTGTAACTGTCCTGTCCACCTATCACTACAAACCTCTATTTCATCCCACTCCATGCTGCCCTCCTATCTCCTCTACCCTCCTCCCCTACTCTATTTCACCATCCTTCCTGTACCCTTTTGGTTATGATGTGGAGTCTCATGGGTTGAAATGCATcttttgcctccatagatgctgcctaattctctgagttcctccagcattctgttgtTCACAGTGACGAGGCAAAAGTAGTTAGCTCGGGGTGGGGGGAACCTAATGGGTCTGTAGACTTCAACTGTGTTTCTGTGTCTCTTCTTCCCCACAGGCACTGTTAGGGTTTTGCACCATTAGCACAGGGCAGTGAGTTTAGCAGGGTAAgagtggaccccccccccccattgaaggTTAgagtgcaccccccccccccaactgaagCATGGATAAGTACGAGGATTTGGGGCTGGAGGCCAGCAAGTTTATTGAGGACTTGAATATGTATGAGGCATCCAAGGATGGGCTCTTCAGGGTGAACAAGGAGGCTTGCAAGCCCGAGTTCGAGGAGACCCGGCGGGTATTCGCCTCGAAGATGAACAGGATTCACCTGCAGAGGCAACAGGAGATGTTACTCATGGGAAATCCACAGGGGGCTGCTGCCAGAGTCAATGGCGGCTTTGGCCCAATGGCCAATGATCCCGAGAGCGTGCCCTCTGCTGATAGAGCCCGGCCTCAGAATCGCCTCAGTGGGGAGCTTGGAGCCAAGCCTCCAGTGTCTGCCACACCAGTGTCCAACCTCCCCGGCCACCCGGGACAGCCTTTACCCAACCGATACTCTCAAGACCTGACCCTCAGGCCCAGCCTTTGTCATGAGAGTTCTACCACTGAACACTCAGGGCCTGAACCCCATGGCCCTCCCTCGAGTGTCACTCCACCTGGTGCCCCAAATTATTCCCAGTCGAGCCCCAGGTCAGGCTGTCACCAGGATGGTGACTCGAGGTCCAGCCTGGTCAGTCCTCGATCCAGTCTCCTGGAGACCCATCAGCTCTCCTCCAGTCCAAAAGAGGTAATCCAATTTCAGGtcagccctcactctgccccagGTGCCGGTGAATCCGGCAAGCACCGAGCCCTACCCCAGCATAGTCAACGCAGCCCATCCGTTTCGGCGAACCCTGGCCCGGACTGGTCCGAAATCAACCATCGCGCCCCCGAGATTGATGCCCGGCCGTCTTGGGCTGGTCCCAGACCTGCCAGTGTACCCAGCAGTCTGGCCATGGGCCTGCCGGATGCTTTTGCCCAGGCCCACCCTGGGGCTGTTTCCTGTCCTAGCTCCCTGGCCCCAGTGCAAACCCACCTGTCCACCTCAACCCTGAACCATGATCCAGATTACAGCACCCAAGACTCTGCCTCTAAGGTACGCCTGCCCTGTCAGCCTCTCCTCATGCAGCAGGACCCAGGACCGTCAACAGCCGAATTAAAACTAGAAGCTCTCACTGAGCGTCTGGAGCAAGAATTGGATGCACACCCCAAGGCAGAGTATTTTGGTAAGCTTTCATTGATGTATCTGTTGCTAATTTGatcacttctttgccaattctttTACTTTCAATCCCCCCAAACTTTCTTCAGCCCTCTTAATCCTCTCAAATCTCTCTACTCCGATTCTGCCCTTCAATTGCTGGCACGTGACTTCGAACCACCAAGTCTCTAACTCTGGATTCCTTCACAAACTTCTTTCTTAGATATTTCTCAAAACCTGCTAGTGGTCACCTGCCTTGGCCAGgagctctttttttttgtaaggTAGTAAAAATCATTCCATGGTTTTTCTGGAAAGTTTTGTCAGTGGATGTTATTGGCTAGAATTACCGTGTGAATTGTGTCCATTTAAGCAGGTTTCCTAAGTGTTCTGCCAATTTTGGGGTGTTTCTTGTAACTGTTCCGCTGTCCAAGAGGCAGTGTTGATTAAAGATTACCATGGTATGGGATGAAGTTTTTTAACAGCTGCAATTAGTATTTGTTGGCAATAGTGTTGGTTCTGTCACCACAACCCATGCATTCATTGTATGTGTTGCTATTTAAGGTGGCAATTGGAATTTATTGAACTTCGAACAAAAGCCAGTTATGAGTGTTAGGATCTTAAGTGAACGTGATGTTCTCATCCTTTGCACATTTGAGTGGCATGTTTTATGGTTTTGTAGTGATCATTAAAAGAAAATTGCCTTTTTTGTTCTTAAACTAATGTATAAAAGAAAGTAAATTACATCTGGAATTTAGCAACTTGTGCCTCTCCTAGGTCTTCAAAAACGGTAGAGCTGCCTAGTTAGTCCGAGAGCTCTCAAACTTTTGTCCCCTCTTCAGAAATTAAATGCAATCTCTTTTCAAAAGTTCCTTTCAGGTAACAATACGTTGCAGATTATATCAACTCTCAGTGTACAGGAGTTCCCTTATTTCACCTCTGGCTCTGTCATCAAGTACATTTAAGTCCATTTATAACCCATTTACAACTGGAACTAGTGCCTCCTACTTATCCATGGAGATAGAATTGGAACTGGCTTGCAGTAATTTCTGAGGTCAAACCTAACACagccacaaaaggcaggattgtatcattccccccacctttttaaaaaaaaaaataaattcatcTGGGCAAGTTGACCAATCTATTTGTCCCTCTTGTTTACTGAAATGTAATTTCAAATTGCACTGATAATTGCAATGTAGTACACGTATGACTAGGAACAGTGAGAGCAATAGAAGTGCAGATTGAGTTTGAGGTACGCATCCACTCAGCAATGGGCTGAAAGTGATAGCTTAACTCCACTTTGGGTTGCGATTGCCCAGAATGTGCTTGTTCTGATGTGAAGCAATATCACAATTGCAACAGCATTCGATGTAAACATGTCCCGAAGGACAAACACGTTTAGCCGAAGCGGTGATTAAATGTATCATTGCTTTTAGCTTTGCACAAATCCAGTAGAACAGTGGCCGTTATTGTGCCGCTTGATCTGGCTGTGCCCAGCCTGCTCCTGTGTTCCATGTACATCGTGTTATTTGATTTGGCAAACAGAAATTCAGAAGAGATTGGCCCAGTACCAAACGTTTGTGAAAGAGTTCCAAGCTGCTGTTGCCCCTCGTGTGATGTTTTCAGCAATTTTACTCCTAAATAGATGGGGTCTGGCTTTCAGACTCTGCATAAGAAAGCAAAAAGTGGAtgttggaaacctgaaataaatacGCACAGTGCTCGAAATATGCAGGAGATAAGATCTTTTGTGGGGAGATTCAGTTAACCTTTCCGCTGAAAGACGCTTCGTCGTCTGCCCTAGAACATTCACTTTGCCTTTCCtgtctattgatgctgcctggccttgagTGCATTTCTTCCTCAGTTCTTTGCTCCCAAACAACAGAAACTGTTTCTCTCCATGCACCTCATCGGGTTTCCTTAATATCTTAAACTTGTGAAGTTGACCTAAAACATTCAAAATTTGAGGTAAGTGAATGTAGTTCTCATTTTCTTTCTTCAAAACCTATATATCCTTTAATAGTTAATATTCCACTCTCTAAGATCCCATTGCCAGTTTTACACCTGTAAGTCTGTTGTTGGAGCTCCTTTCTGTTCCTGTTCAGAGCTCCACTTGTCAACTTGTTTGCGTACATGGCTGGTATTTAGGGGAGCAATGAATGTCCCTTATTGCCGCTTCCATAACAATTTATTTTGGACCCAtcaggttgttagccctgagttgaacccccTAACCCGGAGGACTGGTAGACCACTTTTAGTGTGGCCcctaccctttgatctgtttgtcttggtgatcctaccaagagccaaagcagaaagccttgactccagccagtgtagctctctgggtcattgaggttcGTGGTCCTCCCATGTTGTGGAGGTTACCAGTGTGTACTTGAGGTTGACCTATTTAACTATAGTCTGGTAGTTATTGAATTTGGGGCATAGGATGTGCAAATTTACCACCCTGTAATGTAAAGAATATGTTATTaattctatttatttacttttgcaGTAGGAAATTCTGTAATCTCTCCAATCCAATTATTCTAATTTAGTCAATGGCAGTTGCATTTTTTCCCTATTCAAACAATTCCCAATGGTTTTTGCTAAAGTTGCCAGGCAGAAATGGTTGAAGCAGAATTCCTTTCTTCTTTTTCCAGTGCAACATTGCTATTGTGGATTCTAGTTCCTGTTTGTATTCACTCTATTTCAGAGAATAATAAGGATAAAAAGTTTGCCTTTGTTGCATTTTTTTTTCAAGCTTTTGTGGTGCTTTTGGAAGCGTTAAACAAGAAAGAGTTGTGAGTCACACTGTTCAGGTATCTTCTGGTGTAATGTTACAAGATCGGGTGACAAGCAGGCAAAAACTCCCTGACCTTTGCCCAAATGTAGTGAGAACTGTTGAAAGAGATCCCCAGTGGTTTATTTAAGGGAGGTGTGAGGGTATTGACTTTGCCTGTCATACCTGGCATAATGCAGAGTTTTGTGTATCGTACACTCTTCATGATCTCGCTCATTTATGTGATCTCCAGCTTCAGGGATTAACACACCTGGCTCTCATAACATTTATTCACTGAGGGCAGTAGTTCCAAGAACAGCTCCTACAAAAAAAAGAGCCAAACTGGAGAAATTAACAAATTCAAACATAGATGCATGCAGGTGACTCCTTCTCCCCTCTCACTTCTTCCACACTCCTCCCCGCAGAATTAACAAATTCCCCAGCAAACTAAAATGTGGAATAGTATTTGTTCTGAGGCGTGTGTGTGTTTAGAATCAATACAGTTTTTATTAACTTGCATTTCTTGACGCACATGCAGATGATACGCAAAATTGTGACGCAGACTCTTCTACCTCCAGTTTTCCCCCTAATTTGGGCCTTGAAGGCCCACAGTGGTACATTTATTTGCCAAGATGATTAGTCACATTATCACATTATCAAACAAGATTTGGCGTTAAAGCGCTAAGTTTTATGTCCGTTAACTAAGATCCTGATCAAAGAAGGTTTAGGAGAAGGCACCAGAAGAGGGATAGAGAATTCCGAGTAATGTGCTATGTCAGCTAAGAGCGCCAACCTCCAACTGATAATTATGTTGTCTGTTACGTGTGTGAATGTTTTTTTAATTGCTTTGATTTGTCCGTCAGAGTGAAGCTGAGCAGCATTCTCGGCTTGGTTCCCCTTGACCACTTCAGGGAGGGGATTAAAGGAATTCTTCTCTATAATTACCTCAGGTTTCTTAACACTTCACTCCCCACATTCAAAGATTTTGTGTCGCTCCCCTACTATTTCACCCACATACTACCAACTTGGCAAAATCATCCAGGTGAATGGTGCCAAGATCTAACTTGGCACACCATGCTCCCCCACATCCCTAACCTTGTACCATTGATGATGGAATGCTAACCCAAcattggctcttctccaaagaccaggtcAGTGCAGCCACATTCcacaaaagctgacatttttgaaaagcatttttgctttttcatcattctgaatttttgataatttcttcttgcaagctctcttccaGTTTTCCCACTTTGCAAAGAAACGTTTTAGGTTGTAGCCTTTTGACTGCCAACACACTTCAGTGTGGGGAAGGAAGCGTTCAAGCTCTTCATCACTACCTTGGCATAACTGGAAAAATATTTtactatttaatggatgagctttaatctTGTTGGTAGTAGATATCACAAGGGTCACGCTTGTGAAAAGTCACTGGCTGAGGTTTTGCCTGTGAGATGTTGACGATGGATTACAagcagacttggaatttcttttttcataagtGCCACTAAAGCAGTATGGCAACCTGTCGTATAtcgtgctccatctgttgcacaagaaatcatgttcctaatagGAATACTTTTATCCTATGTATACATTTTGAGCTTGTTGTAGTTTGATTCtctgttgatatttgtttttaagagaatctcttcataaattTTTCCATTTTTGATCAACTGTACATATGCTATTAGCAAAGCCTTGTCTCATTCAGctgactcatccagttgtatcccaaattgtgattttgtttttctttttgtagcTTTGTTCAAAGCTAACACTCAGTCTTCACTCATTTTGTCAGTACAGTGAACTACAGAGTTActgctcagaggaattgattttaaaatgctgatatccattttgagaatagtggtgagcacttctggtACAGCAGacaatctttcaccaattgtatgagattttccgcACTTTTTTATCATTTGGATATATTTTAAGAAGCAATGATACCACTAtgaaggtcatttttagctttcttggcataTGACTTGACTGtacaatgcttttcaaatgcttctttcatctcctGGAATTGAGTAATACAGTAAATAGTCTTTTATGGAAGCGATCCTGCAAttttgatggtttcatggcttcattagacagtacaatATTGCAACCAAGACACTTTGTCATTGATCTGACAGGAACGGAATGAAATCATACTCCAGGTACTTAAGATTGCATTGATGCACTTTCTGTCGTTTCTCTTTCTTATCAGATTTAGAATTCACGGCTTCACTGCCTCCAGACCCTTAGGGATAGTGCTGTAGGTATTTATCCATCAACAAAtaattaacacaaactgggaatgccttTTGGATGTTGACGATGGGAGCGAGTTGACACGGATGGAACGATGGTAGTGGCAAACAAATGTCAAGGCGAAGATGAAGATCACAACAGCGAAAATTGTGTTGACAAAGATTCAGATTGGATTCTGATTGTTAGGATAAAGCTGGTGTTCGGCAAGCTACCTTTATACTATTCCAGTTAATGTGATTGAACAACCGTGTAAGGTCTCATAATCCCTGAAGATGGTTCTTGACTGCACCTATGAAGCAGAGGTCACTTTGAACACCTCGAGGAACCCTTGGGGTTGGCAAGTTCACTGGTTCCATTTCATCATTTGGTTCCAGCCAGCATTGTATCATTATGTGACCTGTTTTCCATTGATTTGTAGAGAAAGTTGAAAGGGTGTTTGAGACTTACCAACTATTAAACTGCGTGAAATCGTTCCCTTCAAGGGGAATTATTGGGCACCCTGGTTACTAATTTATGCATCCCCGAAGACGTCTGTGTGGTTGGAAAGGTCGGATGAGATTGCTGAATTTCAGAAGTAGGGTGACGATGAGTGCTCACCACCTGCAGAGCTACGGTTCTTTGTGttccagaaccagaatcagaatcaggtttattatcaccagcatgtgatgtgaaattcgttaacagcagcagttcaatgcaatacataatctagcccagaaaaaataaataaataaataaaa
Above is a window of Hypanus sabinus isolate sHypSab1 chromosome 20, sHypSab1.hap1, whole genome shotgun sequence DNA encoding:
- the limd1a gene encoding LIM domain-containing protein 1 isoform X1 codes for the protein MDKYEDLGLEASKFIEDLNMYEASKDGLFRVNKEACKPEFEETRRVFASKMNRIHLQRQQEMLLMGNPQGAAARVNGGFGPMANDPESVPSADRARPQNRLSGELGAKPPVSATPVSNLPGHPGQPLPNRYSQDLTLRPSLCHESSTTEHSGPEPHGPPSSVTPPGAPNYSQSSPRSGCHQDGDSRSSLVSPRSSLLETHQLSSSPKEVIQFQVSPHSAPGAGESGKHRALPQHSQRSPSVSANPGPDWSEINHRAPEIDARPSWAGPRPASVPSSLAMGLPDAFAQAHPGAVSCPSSLAPVQTHLSTSTLNHDPDYSTQDSASKVRLPCQPLLMQQDPGPSTAELKLEALTERLEQELDAHPKAEYFGTCVKCNKAVYGAHQACQAMGHLYHDTCFTCSACSRRLRGKAFYFVNGRVYCEEDFLYSGFQQSADKCFACGHLIMDMILQALGKSYHPGCFRCVICNECLDGVPFTVDTENKIYCIKDYHKVLAPKCAACGQAILPAEGSDETIRVVSMDKDYHVECYRCEDCGMELNDEEDHRCYPLNGHLLCHTCHLKHIDSETPGSIYQPKY